CTTCTTGAAATGAATCTGTTCTTTGGCTTTAGCCTCACCAACACTTTATGGAGAATCCCACTGAGCTCATTCCCCCCGAGTCTGCCAGTCATTGTCCTCTCCACATCCAGGAGCCTACTCACCCCAGAACCAAGGCCTCCTTCTTATGGCAGTAATGCGCCTGAGTCCTGTGATCCATTAATCTTCCACTCCATTGGGTTCCACGTCCGGCCCAGGGTCCAGACCTCCAGAGATGAGAAAGCCCCATTCAAAGAGAAGATGTGTTAGTTCCCTGAACTTCTTGAATGAAAACACTACTTCTTGTCCTTTTTGAACATTAAAAAGTCCATATTCAAGCAGATGGGAAACATACAAGACACCAGACTCCCTTTCATCATTATCAACTTGAAACAAGTGTAGAGAGTAAACATATAGCTTTGTGTTTGCTGAAACCTCCTGGAACAAAGAAGCTTCAGAGAAACTTTAGGGCACAGtggcctgggccccatccccaggcaaaTGCCCCCCTTCTCTCACTGCGCTGtgtgtctctgagcctcctcctctCAGACCGATAAATACAGGTGAGTCTGGACTCCCCACCCACACAAGCTCCTGCTCTCCCATCCAGACCCTGAACTCCAGGTGACTCACAGACATGAGGACTCTTGCCCTCCTCACTGCCCTTCTACTCTTGGCCCTCCAGGCCCAGACTCAGAACCTGGAAAAGGCAGATGACCAAGTTTCTGCCCAGGACCAGCCTGGGGCCGAGGTCCAGGACATGACTATCTCCTTTGCAGGGGATAAACGCTCTGCTCGAGGAGCTTCAAAAGGTGAGACACCAGCCACCTTGCTTTGGGGGTCGGCAGTCCCAAGGTGCCACAAACTAGCCAGAAAATCactagaaaatgaagacattggATTGAGAGCCTCTTTAATGGCCCCTTGAGAATAAAAGGGTTTGAATCCACTACATAGGCGTGTGCAACGCACCAGCTTCATCAGCAGAGACTAACCAGGCTCTTACAAGGCCTTTGGTACGTAGAAGCTGGGCTCACATTGGATGTGTGGATGAGGGGAGGTTAGGAATAGGTAATTCTAAGTTTGAGAGTTGGATCCTTCAGAAGGATAGGAAATAAGCATATACATGACagatgaagatcagagaaaaattatgATCCTGCACGACCAACACACAGCCAGTAAGATTTCTTGTGAGTTACGACAAAAAATTGAATTCTCACCACCCTAACATGACTGGCATTTTATATTGTAAGTAGACATGTCACCTTAGTAAATCTTGATAAGGCTGGCTctaccttccttccctctctccttcttcttgtgCCTGAccatcctcttctttctccagggATTACAGGAACACCTACCTGCACCTGCCGGCACTCCAATAGCTGCCTTAGCCATGAGCGTGGCTCTGGGATGTGTATAAGCAAAAAAGGCAAGGCATACAAGCTCTGCTGTCTTCGCTGAGCTTGAGGATTGAGACCCAAAGcagcataatattccatttgaaGACCTGGAAAACGTTTTACTCTTTGTAGCTTCtaccttttttttatttctctctcctaaaTAAACTTTAAGCATTAAACTCAGTATGTTTGGTATTGTTCTTTTcgctcccttttttttttttttttttttaccttttcatacGGCTTATTTCTGTGGCTCACTTATATAAAGAATTCCATCCAAAAAGGTCTCCATTAAGTTTACTGGCCTTTGCATTCCAGTCTTGCACAATTTGAGCGTCATGCTGCaataacaaaacagcaaaaatcaaACTAATTACTAATTACaacatttttatctataaaatttgatttattcttAATGATACTCAAAAGAGGGAAGTGACTATGAAGTGTACCAGAAGGTCTTGTTGGGTCAAGGAAATGTGGATCCAATGAGCTATGTTCTCTGCTTCCTTAAATTTAAGGGGTGGGAGGGCATTgatgtatataaatgttttactTAATTTAGGCAGATGTGTAAAGTATAGATGCATAGTTTTGTAAGTTTATCAATAATATAGAAGGACTAAAGCTTCAGAGAGCCACAAatcaggaaaaagtaaaaggCGTCCAAAACCACAAAACACTAATCAGCATCAGTAATTTTAATTAATACCCAGAGACAAGAGGATTCTAGTCGCTGGTCAATAGAGGCGGTCATGTCTAGTGACCGGTGAAGTAAGTGGTCCTCCTTTGGACCTCAAATGGTAAATTAGGCCAATGTCCAATGAAGGAGTTGCTCTCAACTCTCCATTTCTTCAAAGAGACTGAGTCTACTAATTATAATAAACC
The DNA window shown above is from Equus quagga isolate Etosha38 unplaced genomic scaffold, UCLA_HA_Equagga_1.0 HiC_scaffold_4019_RagTag, whole genome shotgun sequence and carries:
- the LOC124232259 gene encoding alpha-defensin 1-like, which gives rise to MRTLALLTALLLLALQAQTQNLEKADDQVSAQDQPGAEVQDMTISFAGDKRSARGASKGITGTPTCTCRHSNSCLSHERGSGMCISKKGKAYKLCCLR